In Aquiflexum balticum DSM 16537, a single genomic region encodes these proteins:
- a CDS encoding SusC/RagA family TonB-linked outer membrane protein, protein MKNEILLSFLLMLFVVFPTWAQQQTVTGTVTAAGDNLSLPGVVVLEKGTTQGTTTDIDGKYSINVSGPNAVLVFTYIGFLPQEASVGNRSIIDMVLQEDVKLLGEVVVTGYGTQERKTLTSSISSVSSKDIQGLPMASPDQMIQGRAAGVQVNSSSGTPGGGMFIRVRGSTSINASSDPLYVVDGIPIVSDNQSAVGLGGQITNPLADLNPADIESMEILKDASATAIYGARAANGVVLITTKRGSMQKAKIEINSYIGVQSLWRQPDVVDGSTFERLINESRVNNGQTPLFPNPESALNTDWMGEIFQDAPISNFDASISAGTDKVKYLVSLNQFDQDGVTKPSQFKRTSGRVNLDFAASEKLNIGTSILISRNFRNRVRNDNNIFGAIGAAYFLPTNQPIFQPDGSYTKFSIFENPVAAVEEVDIAMVTNRILANIYADYEIAQGLIFRSTWSLDYNNVKEDRYDNTLLNTGAATNGDASSIVTVNDNWIWENVLSYQKVFGTNHSVNALLGYAAQNSYFERTTAAGQQFPSNDFRRIASAAVQTSSSTGSGWGIEGIFARVNYAYKGKYLATVNVRRDASSRFGTANQSAIFPSFALGWVMTEESFMANQSFISTLKPRFSWGVTGNQNGIGDFQSRGLWGGGANYTDFPGTAPNQLANPDLKWETTTQTNIGIDVGVLNDRFTLTFDWYNKQTEDLLLAVPLPRSTGFNSIVQNFGAMENKGFEIGIMGVIANKKDFSWDFGFNISQNRNLVKKIAAPFNVFTRDVIRVEEGLPLFSFWLHDQVSVDPETGISIYRTVNGEAPVNSSDFNAGRDRFIVGNAQPDFFGGLNSNMRFKNFDFNMFWQGTYGNDQLNWVRFFQEHGGTRNTGFVGSQLDRWQQPGDITDVPRMVSANYRGDLRPGRFLEDGSYLRLKNLTIGYTLPYAITERIGFSRIRVYGSGQNLLTFTNYTGLDPEVNTGADQGGLAEGIDLYAMPQPRVIMGGVNLTFK, encoded by the coding sequence ATGAAAAATGAAATTTTACTCAGTTTTCTTTTGATGCTGTTTGTTGTTTTCCCCACCTGGGCACAACAGCAGACAGTAACAGGAACTGTGACTGCAGCGGGGGACAATTTATCCCTCCCAGGTGTAGTCGTCCTTGAAAAGGGGACCACGCAAGGTACCACAACGGATATAGATGGAAAGTATTCCATCAATGTATCGGGACCCAATGCTGTCCTTGTATTTACTTATATTGGCTTTTTGCCACAAGAAGCAAGTGTGGGTAATAGATCAATTATCGACATGGTCCTCCAAGAAGACGTAAAACTACTTGGAGAAGTAGTGGTAACAGGCTATGGTACCCAGGAGCGAAAAACGCTGACCTCTTCAATCTCCTCTGTATCTTCCAAAGATATTCAGGGTCTACCTATGGCATCACCCGATCAGATGATTCAAGGTAGAGCCGCCGGGGTTCAAGTAAATTCAAGTTCAGGTACTCCGGGAGGTGGTATGTTTATCAGGGTGAGGGGAAGTACCTCCATCAATGCCAGTTCTGACCCGCTTTACGTGGTAGATGGAATTCCAATTGTATCAGATAATCAATCCGCTGTGGGACTTGGAGGACAGATTACAAACCCTCTAGCGGATTTGAATCCAGCAGATATTGAATCCATGGAAATATTGAAGGATGCCTCAGCAACGGCGATTTATGGAGCAAGGGCAGCCAATGGTGTAGTACTTATCACCACTAAGCGAGGATCCATGCAAAAAGCTAAAATTGAAATCAATTCATATATTGGCGTCCAATCTCTATGGAGACAACCTGATGTAGTAGATGGGTCTACATTTGAAAGGTTGATCAATGAATCTAGGGTAAATAATGGGCAGACACCTTTATTCCCGAACCCCGAATCAGCGTTGAATACGGATTGGATGGGGGAAATATTTCAAGATGCTCCAATTTCCAATTTCGATGCTTCTATCAGTGCCGGTACTGACAAAGTGAAGTATTTGGTTTCTTTGAATCAGTTTGACCAGGACGGTGTCACTAAGCCATCGCAATTTAAAAGAACAAGTGGTCGGGTGAATCTAGATTTTGCTGCATCTGAAAAATTGAACATCGGTACGAGCATATTGATTTCCAGAAACTTCAGAAACAGGGTCAGAAACGATAACAATATTTTCGGTGCCATTGGTGCGGCGTATTTCTTGCCTACCAACCAGCCGATATTTCAGCCTGATGGCTCTTATACTAAGTTTTCCATTTTTGAAAACCCAGTAGCAGCTGTGGAAGAGGTAGATATCGCAATGGTGACGAACAGGATATTGGCCAATATATATGCGGATTACGAAATTGCCCAAGGCTTGATCTTCAGATCTACCTGGAGTCTTGACTACAACAATGTGAAGGAGGATAGATATGACAACACTTTGCTAAATACCGGGGCTGCCACAAATGGTGATGCATCTTCCATTGTAACGGTTAATGACAATTGGATTTGGGAAAATGTGCTTTCCTACCAAAAGGTCTTTGGGACGAACCATAGTGTCAATGCGCTTCTAGGTTATGCTGCCCAAAATAGCTACTTCGAAAGGACCACGGCTGCCGGTCAGCAGTTTCCAAGCAATGACTTCCGAAGAATTGCCAGTGCTGCGGTGCAAACTTCCTCATCTACAGGTAGTGGTTGGGGTATTGAGGGTATTTTTGCCCGTGTGAATTATGCCTACAAAGGTAAATATCTAGCTACTGTCAATGTTCGTCGAGATGCATCATCCCGATTTGGAACAGCCAATCAGTCGGCAATATTTCCTTCATTCGCTCTTGGTTGGGTTATGACTGAGGAAAGCTTCATGGCTAACCAATCATTTATTAGTACCTTGAAGCCCAGATTTAGCTGGGGTGTCACAGGAAACCAAAACGGTATAGGAGATTTCCAATCAAGAGGTTTATGGGGTGGTGGAGCCAACTATACAGATTTTCCAGGTACTGCGCCTAACCAGTTGGCAAACCCTGACCTTAAATGGGAAACTACTACGCAAACAAACATTGGTATAGATGTGGGCGTTCTCAACGATCGCTTTACCTTAACATTTGATTGGTACAATAAGCAGACAGAAGATTTGCTTTTGGCAGTTCCTCTACCTAGATCCACTGGATTTAACTCTATAGTTCAGAATTTTGGAGCAATGGAGAACAAAGGTTTTGAAATAGGCATTATGGGTGTGATTGCGAACAAAAAGGACTTCTCTTGGGATTTTGGATTTAATATTTCCCAAAACAGAAACCTTGTTAAAAAAATCGCAGCTCCTTTCAATGTATTTACCAGAGACGTTATCCGGGTAGAGGAAGGACTTCCCCTTTTCTCCTTCTGGCTTCATGACCAGGTAAGTGTAGATCCGGAAACAGGTATTTCTATTTACAGAACAGTGAACGGAGAAGCGCCTGTGAATTCATCTGATTTCAATGCGGGACGTGATCGTTTTATTGTAGGAAATGCACAGCCGGATTTCTTTGGTGGTCTCAATTCAAATATGAGATTTAAAAACTTTGACTTCAACATGTTCTGGCAGGGCACCTATGGTAATGACCAGTTAAACTGGGTAAGGTTCTTCCAAGAGCATGGTGGTACAAGAAACACGGGTTTTGTAGGTTCTCAGCTTGACAGATGGCAGCAGCCGGGCGATATCACAGATGTTCCCCGAATGGTTTCAGCAAACTACAGGGGAGATTTACGTCCTGGTAGATTCTTGGAAGATGGTAGTTATCTAAGACTTAAAAACTTAACCATTGGTTATACTTTACCATATGCCATTACCGAAAGAATAGGATTTAGTAGGATTAGAGTTTATGGTTCAGGTCAAAACCTACTGACATTTACCAATTACACCGGTTTGGATCCTGAAGTAAATACTGGTGCAGATCAGGGTGGCTTGGCAGAGGGTATCGACCTTTACGCTATGCCCCAGCCAAGAGTAATTATGGGCGGTGTTAATCTAACCTTTAAATAA
- a CDS encoding M24 family metallopeptidase, which produces MKFTRRSFVKAASLVPALSFTYFSCNDESKIQSPVGEPLPDSMSNLKNMTADVIPISREERLGRIEKAQMLMNQEKIDALFLEPGTSMKYFLDFDFFLSERMVAAIIPAKGEPVYICPKFEEDKVGELVKFGNEIRTWQEHESPYEVVKGILNDLIGSTGALGIEERCRFFLYDGIKNQLSNFRFVLADNVTAGCRMYKSKAEIALMQKANDITIAAYKVVFDSLKVGMTQEEFRTIASQAHQSLGASGSIGANFGEWTAFPHGSSKPQKLKEGDIVLADGGCTIEGYKSDISRTIVFGTPTERQKQVWDLAKVAQEAAFELAKKQGTTCEELDSAARKVISDGGFGPDYKYFSHRLGHGIGMDGHEWTNLVRGNKTPLQKGMCFSNEPGIYIIGEFGVRVEDCMYISENGPVYFSSPAQSIDKPF; this is translated from the coding sequence ATGAAATTTACCAGGCGTTCATTTGTAAAAGCTGCTTCATTGGTGCCGGCTTTATCATTTACCTATTTCTCATGTAACGATGAGAGTAAGATTCAATCACCGGTAGGTGAGCCTCTGCCCGATTCGATGTCCAATCTTAAAAATATGACGGCAGATGTAATTCCCATATCCAGAGAGGAAAGACTCGGACGAATCGAAAAAGCGCAAATGCTCATGAATCAAGAGAAAATTGATGCGCTCTTTTTGGAACCGGGAACTTCAATGAAATATTTTTTGGATTTTGATTTCTTTCTTTCGGAAAGGATGGTAGCAGCCATAATTCCAGCCAAAGGGGAACCTGTCTATATCTGCCCAAAATTTGAAGAAGATAAAGTAGGCGAACTTGTCAAATTTGGAAATGAAATACGTACTTGGCAAGAACATGAAAGCCCGTACGAAGTAGTAAAGGGTATCCTTAATGATCTCATAGGAAGTACAGGCGCATTGGGCATTGAGGAAAGGTGTAGATTTTTTCTTTATGATGGGATCAAAAATCAACTGTCCAATTTCAGATTTGTACTGGCAGATAATGTTACTGCAGGTTGTAGAATGTATAAATCAAAGGCAGAAATTGCGCTGATGCAAAAAGCAAATGACATTACAATAGCAGCATACAAGGTTGTTTTTGATTCACTAAAAGTAGGAATGACGCAAGAAGAATTTAGAACTATTGCAAGCCAGGCTCACCAATCCCTTGGAGCAAGTGGCTCTATTGGTGCAAATTTTGGAGAATGGACTGCCTTTCCTCACGGAAGCAGTAAGCCACAAAAACTTAAGGAAGGAGATATTGTTTTAGCTGACGGGGGTTGCACCATTGAAGGGTATAAATCAGATATCAGCAGAACCATCGTTTTTGGGACACCAACGGAAAGGCAAAAGCAAGTTTGGGACCTCGCAAAAGTAGCGCAGGAAGCAGCCTTTGAATTGGCCAAAAAACAAGGAACTACATGCGAAGAATTGGATTCTGCTGCCAGAAAAGTCATCTCAGATGGCGGTTTTGGTCCAGATTATAAATATTTCTCACACAGACTTGGTCATGGAATAGGAATGGACGGTCATGAATGGACAAACTTGGTCAGGGGAAACAAAACCCCACTTCAAAAAGGGATGTGCTTCAGCAATGAACCAGGAATTTATATAATAGGGGAGTTTGGAGTCAGGGTAGAAGATTGTATGTATATTTCGGAAAATGGACCGGTTTACTTTTCTTCTCCAGCACAAAGTATTGATAAACCATTCTAA
- a CDS encoding 2-oxoglutarate dehydrogenase E1 component produces the protein MDKFSFISNAHVAYIDELYAAFKNNPESIDPSWKTFFDGFDFAITKFGDTDEALATKPSNGNAPSQVAPANGALATRGTIMDMEQLPKEIKVRALIHAYRSRAHLRSKTNPVRERRDRKALIDLEDFGLDQNDLNTEFQAGKEIGIGTVKLSKIVESLKIIYEGAIGFEYLYIREPEMLDWLKTKIEKEALAFNPEVEEKKRILSKLNQAVVFENFLHTKYIGQKRFSLEGGESTIPFLDAVINTSVSLGVEEVMIGMAHRGRLNVLANIMGKTYEQIFSEFEGTAKPDLTMGDGDVKYHMGYSSDIITPDGKKVNMKLAPNPSHLEAVNPVVEGFIRAKIDSQHKGDSKKALPILIHGDAAVAGQGIVYEVTQMAGLKGYNTGGTIHFVINNQVGFTTDFDDARSSIYCTDVAKMIDAPVIHVNGDNAEAVVFAAKLAAEFRQKFDKDIFVDMVCYRRHGHNESDEPKFTQPELYNIISKHPNPREIYVKKLTERGDIDAEIAQVMDQEFRQLLQDRLNMVKEKPLPYQFTKFEQAWLSMRRSNPEDFDQSPDTGVSEEMINKVAEALTVVPKGFKPIKQIEVQLKQRKDMYFNSRSLNWAAAELLAYGTMLLEGKTVRITGQDCQRGTFSHRHAVVHDANSNKPYNFLKELKDSKGQFHIYNSLLSEYAVLGFEYGYNMANPHSLVIWEAQFGDFANGAQTMIDQFISSGESKWGKMNGLVMLLPHGYEGQGPEHSNARPERFLQLSAEYNMVVANITEPSNFFHMLRRQLAWEFRKPCIVMSPKSLLRHPKVVSPVEEFTNGRFREIIGDSTVKSKDVKRVVLCSGKIYYDLEEAREKEKVSDVAIIRIEQLHPLPKKQILEELKAYKNAEIVWVQEEPENMGYWNYILRLLYKDLPMDLIARKTSASPATGYHKVHVQEQNAIIEKALKISK, from the coding sequence ATGGATAAATTTTCCTTCATCTCCAATGCACACGTAGCTTACATCGATGAGCTGTATGCCGCATTCAAAAACAACCCGGAAAGCATAGACCCAAGTTGGAAAACATTCTTTGATGGCTTTGATTTTGCCATCACCAAATTTGGGGATACGGATGAAGCACTTGCCACAAAACCCTCTAACGGTAATGCTCCTTCCCAAGTAGCACCTGCAAATGGCGCTTTGGCCACAAGAGGAACAATCATGGATATGGAGCAATTGCCTAAAGAAATTAAGGTAAGGGCGCTTATTCACGCTTACAGATCTAGGGCGCATTTGAGGTCAAAAACAAATCCGGTCCGTGAAAGAAGGGACAGAAAGGCACTTATTGACCTCGAAGATTTTGGCTTGGATCAAAATGACCTGAACACGGAATTTCAGGCAGGAAAAGAAATCGGTATAGGTACAGTAAAATTGTCAAAAATTGTCGAATCCCTTAAAATCATCTATGAAGGTGCTATTGGGTTCGAATATCTATATATCCGAGAGCCTGAAATGTTGGATTGGTTGAAAACCAAGATTGAAAAGGAAGCATTGGCATTCAATCCTGAAGTAGAAGAAAAGAAGAGAATCCTTTCCAAATTAAATCAGGCAGTCGTTTTTGAAAACTTTTTACATACCAAATATATCGGACAAAAAAGATTTTCTCTAGAAGGGGGTGAAAGCACTATTCCGTTTTTGGATGCCGTCATCAATACTTCCGTGTCCCTTGGCGTAGAAGAAGTCATGATCGGCATGGCGCACAGAGGAAGGTTGAATGTACTGGCCAACATCATGGGTAAAACCTATGAACAGATTTTTTCTGAGTTTGAAGGCACCGCAAAGCCCGATTTGACCATGGGTGATGGAGATGTGAAGTACCATATGGGGTATTCCAGTGATATCATCACTCCTGACGGAAAAAAGGTAAATATGAAATTGGCACCTAATCCATCCCATTTGGAAGCGGTCAATCCTGTGGTGGAAGGATTTATCCGCGCCAAAATTGATTCTCAACATAAGGGAGATTCCAAAAAGGCATTACCGATATTGATTCATGGGGATGCAGCAGTGGCAGGACAGGGCATTGTCTATGAAGTGACACAGATGGCCGGTCTCAAAGGATACAATACAGGCGGTACTATTCACTTTGTGATCAACAATCAGGTTGGTTTCACCACCGACTTTGACGATGCCAGGTCTTCAATATACTGTACAGATGTGGCCAAAATGATCGATGCTCCTGTGATTCACGTCAATGGAGATAATGCTGAGGCGGTGGTATTTGCAGCAAAATTGGCTGCCGAATTCCGTCAGAAATTTGACAAGGATATTTTTGTGGACATGGTATGCTACAGAAGGCATGGCCACAATGAATCAGATGAGCCAAAGTTTACACAACCTGAACTCTATAACATCATCTCCAAACACCCAAATCCAAGAGAAATATATGTCAAGAAATTGACAGAAAGAGGAGACATAGATGCAGAGATTGCTCAGGTGATGGACCAGGAGTTCCGCCAGTTATTGCAGGATAGGTTGAATATGGTGAAGGAAAAACCCTTGCCTTATCAGTTTACCAAATTTGAACAGGCATGGCTTTCCATGAGGAGATCCAATCCTGAAGATTTTGATCAATCTCCTGACACAGGGGTTTCTGAGGAAATGATAAATAAAGTGGCTGAGGCATTGACGGTTGTTCCCAAAGGCTTCAAACCTATCAAGCAGATTGAAGTTCAGCTGAAGCAAAGAAAAGACATGTACTTCAATTCCAGGTCCCTCAATTGGGCTGCTGCTGAATTGTTGGCCTATGGTACAATGTTGTTGGAGGGAAAAACTGTAAGAATTACAGGTCAAGATTGTCAGCGTGGTACATTTTCCCACAGACATGCTGTGGTGCATGATGCCAATAGCAATAAGCCTTATAATTTTCTGAAAGAATTAAAAGACAGCAAAGGACAGTTCCATATTTACAATTCCCTATTGTCAGAATATGCGGTTTTGGGTTTTGAATATGGTTACAACATGGCCAACCCACATTCCTTGGTGATTTGGGAAGCACAGTTTGGTGATTTTGCCAATGGTGCCCAGACCATGATCGATCAGTTTATTTCCTCAGGAGAATCCAAATGGGGTAAAATGAACGGATTGGTGATGCTGCTTCCTCATGGCTATGAAGGACAGGGACCGGAACATTCCAATGCGCGTCCTGAAAGATTTTTGCAGCTTTCTGCCGAATACAACATGGTGGTGGCCAACATTACCGAGCCATCCAATTTCTTCCACATGTTGAGAAGACAATTGGCCTGGGAATTCAGAAAACCTTGTATAGTTATGTCCCCCAAATCCCTGTTGAGACATCCAAAAGTGGTTTCTCCCGTGGAGGAATTTACAAATGGCCGATTTAGAGAAATCATCGGGGACAGTACTGTAAAATCCAAAGATGTCAAAAGGGTAGTGCTTTGTTCAGGTAAAATCTATTACGACCTTGAAGAAGCGAGAGAGAAAGAAAAGGTCTCTGATGTGGCCATAATCAGAATTGAGCAATTGCATCCTCTTCCTAAAAAACAAATTTTGGAAGAATTGAAGGCCTACAAAAATGCTGAAATTGTTTGGGTTCAGGAAGAACCAGAAAACATGGGCTATTGGAATTACATCCTAAGATTGCTGTATAAGGATCTCCCCATGGACTTGATAGCAAGGAAAACCTCCGCATCTCCTGCCACAGGTTACCATAAGGTACACGTGCAGGAACAGAATGCCATCATCGAAAAAGCATTAAAAATTTCAAAATAA
- a CDS encoding RagB/SusD family nutrient uptake outer membrane protein, with translation MKIIQKINTVICIGLITISCNVLDQEPELQISDERAITNLSGATSALFGAYDQIQGVYQGRLQRVSDVSGDVSQSIGTWDFYREMDTYAVSADNTEILDLWTFVYRTVNQANNLIAEVPNIEATQTQKDNILGQAYFLRALAYFDAARVWGGVPGVFGELGVPLVLNPSRGVDENSFPARATLQATYAQVKSDLDEALRLLPENQANNAATRGRATKPAARALLSRLHLYLGQYAEAEARASEVIADSKFSLVEYATIFSSDNSNESIFEVQFNNADQSGLRFWYAPGAIGGRGELAAHDDFYNSFADEDDRKALFGRDAVVGVWYPTKYIRAGNVDNGHVLRIAEMYLNRAEARARKSSPDLAGARADLDMVRTRAGIGAFADDIPLLDAIERERRWEFYAEGHIFFDLVRTGRAMTVLQGVGRKNGPPVGISNPGRQVMPIPRSEVDANPNMQQNSVYN, from the coding sequence ATGAAAATCATACAAAAAATAAATACAGTAATTTGTATTGGACTAATTACGATCTCTTGTAACGTATTGGACCAAGAACCTGAATTGCAAATATCAGATGAGAGAGCCATTACCAACCTTAGTGGAGCGACTTCTGCACTCTTTGGAGCATACGATCAGATACAAGGTGTATATCAAGGACGTCTTCAAAGGGTAAGTGATGTTTCAGGAGATGTTTCTCAAAGCATTGGAACCTGGGATTTCTACAGAGAAATGGATACTTATGCTGTTTCTGCTGATAATACAGAAATTTTAGACTTATGGACCTTTGTTTACCGTACTGTAAATCAGGCAAATAATCTTATTGCCGAAGTGCCAAACATTGAAGCTACCCAAACACAGAAAGATAATATTCTTGGACAAGCCTATTTTCTTAGAGCTTTGGCATACTTTGATGCAGCAAGAGTTTGGGGTGGTGTACCAGGTGTTTTTGGTGAACTTGGGGTTCCTTTGGTATTAAACCCTTCCAGAGGAGTGGATGAAAATTCATTCCCTGCCCGTGCTACCTTGCAGGCCACGTATGCTCAGGTAAAATCTGACCTTGATGAAGCATTGAGATTGCTTCCTGAAAATCAAGCAAACAATGCGGCAACCCGTGGTCGTGCTACTAAGCCGGCAGCCAGAGCTCTTTTGAGTAGGTTACATCTTTATTTGGGACAGTATGCAGAAGCTGAAGCACGTGCATCAGAAGTAATTGCAGATAGTAAGTTCTCTTTGGTTGAATATGCAACCATATTTTCTTCGGACAACAGCAACGAGTCGATTTTCGAAGTTCAATTTAACAATGCCGATCAAAGTGGATTGAGATTCTGGTACGCTCCCGGAGCAATAGGTGGTCGTGGCGAGTTAGCTGCCCATGATGATTTCTATAATAGTTTTGCCGATGAAGATGATAGGAAAGCTTTATTTGGGCGAGATGCAGTAGTGGGAGTTTGGTATCCCACTAAATATATCAGAGCGGGTAACGTAGATAATGGCCATGTTCTTCGAATCGCTGAAATGTACCTCAATCGTGCTGAAGCCAGAGCTAGAAAAAGCAGCCCAGACTTGGCAGGTGCAAGAGCTGATCTCGATATGGTCAGAACCAGAGCTGGTATTGGTGCATTTGCAGATGATATCCCATTACTTGATGCAATCGAAAGGGAAAGAAGATGGGAGTTTTATGCAGAAGGCCATATTTTCTTCGATTTGGTAAGAACAGGTCGTGCTATGACGGTACTTCAGGGTGTTGGTAGAAAAAATGGTCCTCCGGTTGGTATATCTAATCCCGGCAGACAGGTTATGCCAATCCCTAGAAGTGAAGTAGATGCAAATCCAAATATGCAACAAAACAGCGTTTATAATTAA